A window of Ursus arctos isolate Adak ecotype North America unplaced genomic scaffold, UrsArc2.0 scaffold_16, whole genome shotgun sequence genomic DNA:
CTGCTCACCAGAGTCCTAGGGTCCCCATGCTCATAACTTGGTCTCTCACTGCCAAAAGCTCAGCTGGTTTCTCTCTCATTGGTGGCTTTTTCTTGGATCTTCAGGCTCTTGAAGGCCCAGAATTGGCAAATGCCCTTTGGGAAGAGGCAGCTGTTGTtcagtgtctcttcatgtctccACCTATGTCCCCTGCTGTCCTGGTTGCCTCACAATATCTTGGACTCCAAACgttggtctggttttttttttttctcttttttttaaagatattatatatttattcgacagagacagagacagccagcgagagagggaacacaagcagggggagtgggagaggaagaagcaggctcatagcagaagagcctgatgtcaggctcgatcccacaacgccgggatcacgccctgagccgaaggcagacgcttagccgctgtgccacccaggcgccccgttggtCTGGTTTTTAACCTGACTTTTCTCAGTGGGAGTGTTCATGTTGGCCAAGCTATTGCCCCACATTCAAATGGAAGTCTTCCTATCACACCGACAGACCAGACAGTGGTTGGTTTGTGCTTTCTGGTTtcgttttattttcagttgtgacTTGTCTGACTCTCCTGCTGAGGGACTGGATAAGTGGGAGGACTTGGTTTTAACTCTGGGGTTTTTGTCACCAGTGCCTCGTATGTGTCATGACCActcattgcatttttattgtatgaAGAAAGAACTTGCATCTCATGTATAGGTTTTCAGAAGTAGTCagcaaaattaacatatttggCTTTCCTGTGAGGTTTTCCACAGATTTAAAGGCTGTGATTTTAAAAGGGTGGACGGTGAGGTGACATTGTTCATAGATAACATGGTGAATGTTTGACAGAGCTAAAATAGGACTCCTggtcttttaatttgttaagaaaatttaacaaatatttgttatgctATTGTGAATTCGGTAGTGCTCTGGGTGCAGGAGAGTACAGCGATTATCTTGGTCAGTCAGGTCTCTGCTCTCCCGATGCTCACCTTCTGCATATGACATGACCATAGGGGAAGAACATAGAGCAGTGTTGTTAATATAAGGATCAGTATATcatgttttaatagattttaaccacattttaatagatttcaaatatggtacactgacagcttttttttcccccttctagaGTATGACAGATACATAGCATCTAGCAAAATAATGGCAGCTGCTTACCTTGACCCAAACTTGAATCACACACCAAATTCGAGTACCACAACTCACCTGGGTACCGGAGTGGAATGTTCCCCTGGGGCAATGGAGCGAGTGTTGAaggtctttcattattttgacaACAGCAGTGAGCCAGCTGCTTGGGCCAGTATGATCAGGCATGGAGATGCTACCGATGTCAGGGTAAGTGCATTTTCCTGGGAGAGACCCTTCATGGACATTAAAGTTACATGGGCCTAGGTTAATGGCAcacaccaaaaaagataaaaatttttattcccatattacagtgatgttaactttttctttatattatttattcacttaatatgtgactgacagaattttaattgtaaaatatcttaggaaaataataacTGAATCATGTTATTCATATAATGCTAttgatgtttttctctctctttttttttttttttaacattttaggacataagagaacaaagcaattaaaacaacctctaatacttaggaaataaattattttctataaagtgaATTTTGAAGGTATCTGCATGACTCCAGATAGGATAGGTTCTTCAAAAACTGATTGGTTCCACACACCAGACATTTGTCAAGGTTCTGGGGATATAAAGGGTCCCTGCTTATACAGCTTACTGTCTactgtggtggggaggagacaccCATGGCCTTAGTTGCAGTGCAGAGTGTGCTTCCCAAGGCAATCCTGGTGGCGAGGTTGCCTGTGTGAGTAATGTTGAGTGTGGGTGGTAGCCTGTGGGCGGCCAGTGAGCATCGTGGCCAAGAGAGGTGAGAGGCGCTTCGTGGGCCAAGATTGCTGAGAGTGGGGGGTGAGAGGGTAGCGGTGTGGTTTCAGACAACTGAGTTCAGGACGCCAGTTTTCAGCAGGTGTTTACTTTGGCCAGGTGTTACAGAGaaactgctccttccttccctctgcctactcCGTGTTCATCTCTAAGGAGGACAGTGTCCAATGCCAGGATGAACAGatacatcttttttcccccctttctttttatacTAATGAAGCTATTTAATCTGCTGCTCTTAAACTTATATGCCTTAAGTACTTTTAAGCAAATTAAAGGGATTGACAGAATTTAGATTGAAGGGCACAGTATTACATTGAAGTTCTATGTAATTTCCATTACCTCTATAATATTGCAGTACTCACTGTTCAGGTGGATTAATTATTCAAAGGTGAATAATTCATTCAGGGTTTAAATATGTACTAACATCTACTTGTggtataattgaaatatagtagtctcttgttttaaaaagcttcaacTTTTTATGAAGCTCGATAGCTTTTTCTAGCTTtcccatagttttattttatatttaattttataaacagagtCACTTGGTAGAAAGGCCAGCAGCCAGTGTTCTACCTTAATGTTAATTGGAAGATTCATATTGGAGAGAAACCTTGCAAATGTAGAGCTTATGGGAAGGCTCTTAGTATATGTTCTAGTCTTTGTGAATTTCAGTTACAGTGAATGAGGAAGTCTCTTAAAGCACTGCATCAGCCTTAATAAACTTCCGAGTATTTGTACAGGAGGGGAGCCCTTTCAGAGATGTGAATTTGACAAGACATTTAGCAAACATTCAAGATTGATTATAACTGAAAATGCACCGTGGAAAGGCTCCACGATAAAGGTGTTTTGGTATCAAATTTACTATACACAAGAGGATCCATATCAAGGAGAAAACCAATGATCCCTGGGCACATGTCAAGCCTTTAGCCAATGTTACAAACTTACCAGATGAAAACGTTTATATTGTGAAGAAGAACTTAAACCAGATTCACATTCCTAAGTTATGAGAACATATTCGTCGGACCTTTATGAAGATCAATATGAGCAAATCCATGTGACTGAGAACCAGGTGGTTTTACTTCATAGtaattgataaatgtttgaaattaaatagGTCCCATCAGTTGATGATTTCACCTTGAGGCAAAGAACTCTGAGTTGGCATTGGTTCACCACAGCTTTTCCTGTGATGGAAGGTGGGCGTTATTCATCACTCATGTTCATTTAATGctataacatttgaaaatgcaGTAGTTTAATTCTAAAGTAATGGATTTGCACAACTGAACAGAATAGTACTGAAGCACATGTCCATGCAGTCTTTCTCCCCAAGAAGCACCACACAAggaacactacagataaaggaaccGGCATATATCATTAGGGGTACAGTGGAAGGAACGTGGCAGCATTTGAGGCCCAGTGACCTCCGGCAGAAATGGGTGCGGGGCTGAGTTCAGATTGGAAGCATAGGCACTTGGTAGAAAGCAACAGACCATTTAATAATGGTAGCAAAGAGGAAGCCAGGCCACCCAGTTTCTGAAAAGAGATAGCTTACTGTTATCCAAAGTAACCGAATattagaaaacaacccaaaggagctgaataaTTCGATTCAGACCCCACCCTGCTGCACTGCCTGCTCTGGGCACCGTGTGCAGCAGGTGGACACCCGGGCGTAGCCAGTCTCAGCCGATGTCTTGTAAGTGTAAAAATACAAGGTTTTGAAGACTTAGtgtgaaaaaagaaggtaaaatatcttattaataaCCTGTTTTGATTGCCTGTTGAAAAGATCATGTTCTTGACATATAGTAGGTTAAATggaatatgttattaaaatggaattcacccatttctatttatttatttttagaaattttaaaggaacatgtacagcttgcattttcatttctgctagaCAGTTGTGCTCAGTAGAAAGTAATTTGCTTGACTCAAGAACCAGCACCTTTGGAGGCGTTGAGAAAATATCTGGATTCTTGTTGTAATTCATTATAGAGGTTTTATTTCTCATGCTGCAGTTAGTAATTTTACTCCTTTTACAGATATGtgctactttattttaattaatttaaatggttGTTGAAAGGATTCCTAGGACTACAGCATTTATAGGCAAAGCGTACAAAGCAGTGTCTCAGGTGCAGGCCTCATGGCCTCGGACACTCGGAGGCCATCCCTGGCCCACGTGGCCACCTGTGTAGGAGGAGGCCCAGCACCTTCTTCGGTGGGGGGGGGTTTCTGTGAGATGGGCACGTAAGCACGTTCTGTCTACGTCATCTGCCTCAACCTGGCTGGTGTGGCTGCCCAGATGCGACCAAAATCAGGTGCGAGTCATAACGCCGGTCATGATTCCTGCCAAGTGCTGGCAGACTGGCGCATCCTGCCCCTAAATAAGCAGCAGCCCACGGGGGCAGACATCACCTACCTCGGCCATAGCGTTGGCCCCGGGTCAGTAGCAAGGCCCAGGCAGCTCCAGAGCTCAGATTGGGGTTAACTCATGCCGGACTATATTGAATAAGAATGGTCATCTAGAAACATTGTAGTGGTACTTCAGAATAATAAGGGTGTATAGAAAATTCCAGATTCTACCAGAGGAATCCCCTACTTGGGAAACAGAATGACATTTACATCAAACTTTTCATCAGCAATGCTGGATGCAGGACAACACTGGAACAGCATCTTCTCAGGGCTCAGGAAAGTGAGTTGTACCGCAGAAGTCTTCCAGACAGACTACCAATCATGAAGACTGGGAATGAAGGTGTCTTTAGAGAAATAAGGGTGTAGAACGTTAATCCCACAGGCTGTCTTTAAGAAAACAGGAGACATAATAGAACAGATCCGTGAACCCAGAAAGAAGTGCTGTAGGGATGCAGGCGGCCACAGGTCACCACCGTGCTGTGGTCTCCGTGCAGCCCCCGTGCACCTCTCCTCCATCTTCTTGGTCTCTTCAAGCTGTGACCACCATTTaatccagctctgccttttccacACCTGCCCTCATTCTGACTGGTCTCCCTCTGAACTTGGGACCTGTGTGCCGCCCAGCtgcatctgcccctctcctccgtcTCTACGCTTCTGACTCTGAAAGGACTGTGTGTCAGTCTGAGGGCTTCCCTTCTTTCAGACACTTAGAATCATCTGTTGCTCCTCCTTTGCTTACGCCCTACACCCAGTACGTTAGCCGGTCCTGCCACACGGTCCCCAGATGCACCTAGAATCCACCCACTTCATCTGACCCCTACTGCGACACCTTCTTCGAGCCACATGGTCTCCTGACATCCCGCTGTCCCCCTGGAACCCCTGAGTCTGTTCACAGCCCAGCAGCCAGGTGACCCTATGAAAATGAAAGCCAGAGCGTGTCACTCCTCAACTCAGAACCTTCCTGTGGCTTCCTGTCTCATGTAGGGTGAACATTCAGGTCCTTCAGAAGCCCCtgactctcctctccctgtcGCGCCCCAtgaccttctctcctccagctcgCTCCCTTTGACTTTCAGCTTCCTGCGCCGTTTCTCTAACATGCCAGTCTTGTAATCAGTCATTTGCTCAAAACCtccagcaactccccatttctctcagagGAAAGCCAGATTCCTTCAGCAGCCTACGAGGACCTACAGGATCTGGCTCTTTGTGGCCTGTTCTTATTTCCAGTGACTGCCCTCGTTCCCTCGGCCTCTcagccccagagagctccctctctgCCACCTTTTCTATTGCCCATCACCCCATTTTGATGATGATTTGTCCTTGCTGAGATTgtcttgtttcttgatttgtttgctcttttattctctgctttcttcccctaGACCGTAAGCTCTGTGACAGCAGGGGCCTTTCTGCCTCCTGGTATTGTCCCCGGCATCTTCAGCAGGGCCTAGCAGGCACACAGACTGGTGCTTGACAGAGCCCCATTGGAGTAACTACACGAATCCTAGATGAAATGGAGTACTtctgatagaaatgtaaattaggaACATTGGTTGCAGAAGTAGAAAGTAGTAGACTGATGAccgtaaaagaaattgaattgataaTCAGAGATTACACCTATTGAAAACCATACCTGTCCTTACTGATAACTTCTGTCAGACCTTCATTCCTACCTTGTTACTATTTTCCTTAAATCACAGGGTCTAGAATAATCCATTTTAtacccagacaccaaatctgggCAAGTACCATATAATGCTGCTAAAGATTAAGTTGCAGTTGAGTTGTTGGACAATATTCTTGTCACCTTCAAAGTTATCTTCAAGTTTATTAACAGGCCCAGTGCCCTTTCCTGACTACGTAGTACACTGCGAGGTTTCAGTGCTCGTCGTGAGCCTCTAGAGGAAGGTGATGTAATTACCTGAACCTGCAAGAGGAAGTGAACACAAGAAATTCAGTCCTGTAGTTTGCTAAAAGGTGAATGGAGTTGGTTGGATTAGGACTAACTATTGTAACCAAGCTGGTAGTAGGAAGAATAACAGTAGAGAGAAGCATTCTGATCAATTTAAAATCGGCTTGCTGACCAGAGTGGGCAGACACGTGAACAGTGTGGGATTCTCTGAGTTTGTGGGAGTTAGGAGCTCTGTGAACAGTGCTGTGCTAAGAATGGCTAGTGGCCGTAGGGGAAGGCAGCCAGCAGGCAGTTTTCCCTGAGTTCAGCCCAGAGGGCTGCCTGGGGAACTCAGTGTGTGGTAGTCCCGTGGTCTCCAGTGTTCACTGCTAGGTGGTGTCACAGATGCCTTATGTGTGTCTCAAACGTAAACTTTTTCTGTCTGATAGAGGATCGGGTGAATGTGCATTTAAAAGCTCGAACACTGATTATGGTTTTTCAGATAACTTTGGTGCAGGAAAGGACTACAGAGATTTTAgttaaattattcctttaatgGAGGGAGAGTATCATCcaggaagaaactagaaagaaaatccttaaggaaaaaaacagactcaaaagcaGTGTTAAGAAGAATATGAGACAGTAAGAGCATGAGAAAGAATTCTCTTATCACTAGATGCTTAGAGATGGCGATTGTGGTAGAGAGAAGAATGGCCCTTAAAGAGTCCACATCCTAATCTAGAACCTGTGTATATGTGACCTtccatggcagaagggactttgaAGATGTTACCGAGATGAAGATGACCTTGAGATGGGGGAGATGAGGAGCCGCAGACCTTTTCTGGCTGTGGTCCGAGGGAGGGGACTGCGGATGAAGGGTTGGCTGCAGTGCAGACGCACAGAGGGGCCTCTAGCAGCTGGAGAAGGCCGGCCGAGAGCTTCCAGAAAGCAGCACATCCCTTCCAACACctggattttagcccagtgagacccatttcagatttGGGATCTTCCAGAACGGAGAAGTATAcgtttgtgttcttttaagcccCTCCGTGTGTGGTTATTGGTTACAGCAGCAGTAGGGAGCAGATAGACACAGGCGTGCTTTGTCTTGGCCGAGTTGGGGCCGACTTCTGCGTGAGTGCTGAGCCGACAGAAGGGCTGCGCTCATGTTGGAGAGCAGGGTGTGGATCTCCACGCCTTCTTTGTGGTACAGAAAGACCTGCACAGGAGGAGCCGAGGACAGTAACAGCTGTCAGTTTCCTTACTGTGAGGAGCATCTGAAAGAGAGACGCAGAAAAATAACGGCCGGACGTTGTAACAAACAGATCAGTAGTGATGAGTGCACTTGTAACTCCTGGGGGGAAGTAGAGACACGAGCACTGTTCACAACACAGTGTGTGGTTTTAGATCTCTCTCAGAATAAAGACATCTTGCAAATCACTGTGAGAAGACAGCTAGACACAGCAAGTATCTCTTGTTATCTTGTTGCCACCTTCCCCACAGACTGTTCATGCTCACCTCTCTCCTTCTAGATTAAGGCTTTGGAGGCTAAGGGTGCTGTCTTACCACCAGATGTAGGCTAGATGCAAATGACCAAAAGAGTGAGTGAACATTCAAGAGTGGATGAACATGAAGGAATGgtttgcaggatttctttctacCAGTGGAAAggtcattatttctttctagagCATAGTCTGAAAGATAAGTGACCAAGTGGAACCAAGCAGAatcataaaaagaacttttagaaatgaaagtacaGTGTCATCTCACTAGTATATaatgagggaaatgtaaattataataatgaaatgccCCCCCTTCTATGGTCCGTCACATCGATAAAcactttaagattaattttacccAGCATTGGCATGAGGTGAAGGACAGTCTCTAACATTGTGTGCCAAGTATAATTGGTATAGTTTCCCTGGTGGCCATCCTTCCAAAACGTCacattttaaagtagcttttGACCCAGTGCGTCTGTTTCTAAGCAGTGCTGCTGCATGTGTACGATGCCAGCTAGAAGCTCGTTCATAGCAGAATTGCGTGCACCtccacttccctttctcccccgGAGCAAGGAAGCTGACAAGACAATAACTGTCCCCCCGTAGTAGAATGGCTCTGAGGCCACGTGCTCTGTTCCTGATAAGATGGAAGCCTCGTGTACGCACTGGCTAGTGTCTTTTCATCCTCAAGAAGAATTCTTTTCCTGCGAATATCTCATGTGAAAATTAAtcaggaaaattatatatttccaaattctggGATATGATACAGATGAGTAAAGGGATAGTTCAGAGTAGCAAAGTGTAGGTTTATATACTGTAGGGTAGGATTGTCCTGGGACATCAAACCAGgatgagaaatttaaatgtaattcagCTGCCATTAGTGGCAAATTATAAAGCCTTGTCCTGTTATCTCCCTAGAGATCTTTTTCTGAATGTACGTCTTCCAGAAATAATACATGCATACTTTTCCATATGGTAGTAatgttgggtttgggttttttttggtttttttttttttttgagtatgcaTTCCTTACTAAATACCTAGTcctcaaagttatttttcagttatgcAGAACCAAATATTTggttctcaaaattatttaagttacTGAGTGTATGTACTGAGCTTCAAATATAGAAGTCCTTGTGTATTCATAATCTTGGCCACCATTCAAACTGAGTCAGCAGTGAGATATTCAGGAGTTCTAGAGAAATAGGACAGAACACAGTatggaagcataaagaaaaagcaaaacgtgaaataaagggaaatgtctgtgtgtttattgcttttaattttttagtggaaAGTGAAAGTTGCTACCTTGTTTAATGAGGAGGTTCTGTAGGATGGGAACTCTTTGTTCAACAGAACCCAACCTGAGGTCACACTGGGTGTCTTCAGGTCGCGTGATCAAGTGAATGGACTAAAACTGTATCTATCCCATAAAACTCCAGGTTGGGAGCCTGTCTTTCCCCTGGGCTCCACAGCTCTGGACTAAGCGTCCGTACACTTGCCTCTCTGCAGGTAGGCATCTGTGTGCCCATTCCTTGAGAGGTCATGAAGATAACCTTTGCTAGGGGTCATCAGGGAGGGCATCCAGAAAGGGTAGGATTTCTCTCAGACTGTGGATGGTACATCAACAGTAAGAAACCGTTTGTCCCCGAAGGATAGACCTGGTGAGACAGAGGGTTGGGGACGGATGTGAACATAAACTTCGGCCCTAACAGTAGAGAGGCAGCTCTGGAATCTGTGCTAGCAGGGAGCTGCTGTGGAGTGAAGAGATGTGCTAAAACCCGAGCTTTAGTGAGGGCCACCGGTGTCGGTGTGCTCTCGGTAGTGaattggcagagctgggacaggaagaCAAAGCGCTTTCGTGGGAATTCGAAAGCG
This region includes:
- the LOC125281985 gene encoding focal adhesion kinase 1-like isoform X2, whose translation is MAAAYLDPNLNHTPNSSTTTHLGTGVECSPGAMERVLKVFHYFDNSSEPAAWASMIRHGDATDVRGIIQKIVDSHKVKHVACYGFRLSHLRSEEVHWLHLDMGVSNVREKYELAHPPEEWK